CCAGTAATCAGGATGTCATTCCCTCGCTTCGCCATGAAGTCGTCGAGATGAATGCCAACCACCAGCACATTGTCATGTGAGTTTGATTTTCCCTTCCTGTCGAACGGGGGGAAACAAGTTTTCCCGAAAAACAACCATGAAACGTAACAGGTCTGTCCGGTGCGATCCGGACCGGACAGGCCTGCTCTGAACCTCATATTTCTTCCGAACCCAATATTTTCTAGGGGGTCTTTATCGTGTCTTCGAAAAAAGTTTCGGCGTCAGCCAAAGAAATTGTCATTCCCGAAAATGGCGGTCCGCCGGTTTATGAAACGATCATTATCGGCTCCGGCTTCGGCGGCAGCGTCGCCGCGCTCAGGCTGTGCGAAGCCTTCCAGAAAGCCAATTATTCGGCTACCGCGGGCAAGCCCGTGCTGCTTTTGGAGCGCGGCAAGGACTGGTGGGGCAATCTGACAGGCCAGCCCACTACCGCGCCGCCGTTCTGCAACTATCGCCAGCCGGATGGCCGCGCTGGTTGGATGGTGGATGTCGAGCCGTTCGGCACGCCGCAATCCCCACCGGATACCTATGGCCAAGCCGAGGATTTGGGTGACGAGACTGCCAACTTCAATACGATGACCACCTATGCGCAGCGTCCTATCCCGGTCTATCCCGGGCTGGTCGAGACGCTCACCGCTTTCCAGGGTCCGGTGCCGACCATGACCGCCATTGTCGGCGCGGCGCTTGGCGGTACCTCGCAGGTCTATAACTCGTTCTTCCAGAAGCCGTCGCAACTGGCCTTCACTCTGGCCTTCCGCGATCCAGAGCATCTGGATTCCTACAAGGATGTACTGCTATCCTACGACAAACTGGCGCAGCATTACGACACCGTTGAGCAGATGATGGGGCCGAAAACCATCGATGCCAAGGAAAACAAGGTGTCGGTGACGGTGCCGGTCAGCAGCGATGCGGACCTGACGGTCTCCTATCCGCTCAAGGACAGCCCGCCCTATCTTTCTACCCGTAGCTTCAGGGCGCAGGTCGCGAAGATCGATGAGGTCGTCAAGTCGGGCGCCGTCGAAACGCCGATCCAGTCAGTCACGCTGGAATATACCAAGCTGGCGCTCGACTGGGGCGTGGTCTGCAAGGAAGTCAACGCCGAAATGCTGCCGTCCGCCATCATCGGCGAAATGTGGTATGGCATGAACAGCTATTCGATCTCGACCAAGCCATTGGGGAAAAAGGAATTGCTGGGCGTCAAGAAGGCGCTGGACCAGAACTACCTGAAACAGGCCAAGGAAACCGGCCTGCTTGACATTCAATGCCTGAGCAATGTCACCAATGTCTACCAGGATCTGAGCTCCAACAGTGTGAGCCCGGTCTATGTCGTCACTGTCGAGGAGATCTCGCCAACCGATGTCGCCAACCCGACATCGGTGACCTATCGGGCGAAGAACGTGATCTTCTCGGCTGGCTCCATGCATACGGCACCGATGCTGCTGGAATATTCCAACAATCCCAATCCGCAAGCGCCTGACACCAATGGCCTGCCAGCGCTGAGCAAATATGTTGGCCAGTTCTGGGGCCAGAATGGCGATGTCACCGGCACCCAGGACATGAGCTGCAAGACGCGTCCTTCGGATGGCGGTCCCGGCTCGACAGATGCCTCCTTCTACTTCGTCAAGGACGAAAGCGTGGATGGCACCGTCCTTTCGGACGACAAGCTGGAGGCGGCCTTCAATCAGTCGATCGACTACATGAAAAGCAATAATTCGGCGTCTTTCATTCGCCTCATGCTTTATCCTGCCTGGTTTGACGAAGCCGACAATCTGCAAAACACCTATAATATGTCGGTTTGCTACGACCCGGCGCCGGGCTATTTTGACGTGAATTCGGCAGCGACCAACACTTCGGGCCGCAAAACCTATAGCCTGTATTATCCCAATACGCCTGTGGCGGGTTCGAAGCCTTCCCAGTTTGGTGCCAGCAGTTCCGGCGTGCTGGATTCGGTCAATGCGCTTACCACGGTGCTGACCGAATGGGGTGAGATCAATGCCAGCACGGAGGGTGAAAGCCTGATCCGGCGCAACGGCCCTCTCTCCTATCGCGGTGCACTGCCGGCACTGGCATCGACCGAGCAGTATCACGCCCGAAGCTTGGAAAGCTGGGACCCCAACCGCGTGCCGGAGGAGTTCGTGGTGGCCTATGGCGTCACGGCCCATCCGCTCGGCGGCTGCGTGCTGGGTAAGGCCTGCAACGAATTCGGGCAGGTCTTGGCAGTTGAGGACGCGAAGGAGGAACCAGACGTCAAGAAGGATGAACCAGAGGTCAAGAAGGTGGTACCAGGCCTCTATGTGGTTGATGGTTCTCTGATTCCCGGCTCCACCGGTGCCGCTACCCCGGCCTGGACCATTGCCGCCGTGGCCGAATATTGCATGACGAAAATCGCCGAGAAGATCGTTGGCACCAAGCAGCAGTGAGCCGCTCCGTCAACACTGAAAGCTGACGGGTAAGCAATCTCAATGAGATATAAGGGCCGTGTGTTTGATGAAACACACGGCCCTTTTGCCATTTTCAGCCTTGTTTCATCTGTTCTGGTCAAAGAAAAAGGCCGGAAAAACCGGCCTTTCGTAAATTCACAGAGGACGCTTAACGCTCGCGGCGCTGGCCGCCTGCGCCGGCGCGGGCCGGGCCGTCCTGGCGTGGACGGTCGGGGCGGCGGGCCGGGCGACCGTTGGCTGGCTTGTTGCGGTTGGCCGGGCGTGCCGAACGCTGTTCGCCACCATCACCTTCTTCGCGTGGGCCACGGCCTTGCGGACGGCCATCCTTGCGGGCCGGGTTGCCATGGTTGCGGTTGCCGGCACCAGCGCCTGCACCGCCACCACCACCTGCGCGGCGGGTCGGACGGGCAGGGCGGCCACGGTCAGCCGGAGCCTCGCCGCTGGCAACCGCGATTTCGATACCCATCAGCCGCTCGATGTCGCGCAACAGGCGGGCTTCGTCTGGACCACAGAAGGCAATGGCGATGCCGTCGCGGCCAGCACGGGCGGTACGGCCAATGCGGTGGACATAGGCGTCAGGCACTTCCGGCAGGTCATAGTTGAACACATGGCTGACAGCCGGAATGTCGATGCCGCGGGCGGCAACGTCGGTGGCGATCAGCGTGCGGATCGACCCATCGCGGAAACCCTTCAGGGCGCGCTCGCGCTGGCCCTGGCTCTTGTTGCCGTGAATGGAGGCAACCGAGAAACCGGTGATTTCCAGATGCTTCATCAGCTTTTCCGCACCATGCTTGGTGCGCAGGAAAACGATGGAGCGGCCATCGGGATGATCGGCAAGGGTCTTCTTTAGCAGTTCGGTCTTGTGGTTCTGGCCATTGACGAAGTGAACATACTGTTCGACCTTGTCGGCTGCCTTGCCCGGAGGCGAGACTTCAACGGTGACCGGATTGTTGAGGAAGCTACCGGCCAGATCGGCAATCGCCTTCGGCATGGTGGCCGAAAACAGCAGGGTCTGGCGCTTGGCCGGAACCATCTTGGCAATCTTGCGCAGGTCGTGGATGAAGCCCAGATCCAGCATCTGGTCGGCTTCGTCCAGCACCAGATGGGTGACGGCGCGCAGCGAAATCGCATTGCGGGAAATCAGGTCCAGCAACCGGCCCGGAGTAGCGACGAGAATGTCGGTGCCGCGTTCCAGCTGAAGTTGCTGCTTGTTGATCGATGCGCCACCAACCACCTGGTTGATCTTGATCGGGGTCTTGCGAATGAAGGACCGCAGATTGTCGCCGATCTGGTTGACGAGTTCGCGGGTCGGGGCAAGAATCAGCGTGCGGGTGGTGCGATTGTCGGGACGGCGTTCGTCCTTCATCAGCAACTCGATGATCGGCAGGCCAAAGGCAGCGGTCTTGCCGGTGCCGGTCTGGGCAAGGCCAATCAGGTCGCGACCGGCCATCACCACCGGAATGCCCTGCGCCTGGATGGGGGTCGGGGTCTCGAAGCCAAGCTGGGTCAGCGTGGCGACAACAGTCGGCGAGAGGCCAAGTTCGTTAAAACTGGTCAATTCATAAACCTTTCGGGGCGCCAAGACGAGAGAGCCACGATCGCCTCATTGCGATTATAGCGGTCTTTGGCGTCAAGAACCCCGCGTGAATTGGGAACTTGTAAGTTGGAAACGACTTTCGGTGCGTTTGACCGCTGATGCGGCCATATATGAAGCACCCATACCTTTTTTGCATGACAGTGCCGAAATAGGCAAAGCCGGAATGCAGTGGCGCGCTCACGCGGCGGCCGGAAGGCTGAAAGCTTGCGCCGCTTTTGCGCGTTTTGCGGCCAAATGTCAAGCGCCCGCCCATCATGGACGGGCGGGCGCTGAATATTTCTACTATAATCCCCGTCTGGGTGACGGGCGGCAGATCATTTACCGGGGGCAGACCTGAACGCGGTAGCTGTCGCCCCATTCATCGTAGCGCCGCTCGAAGTGGCAAGGTGCCGCATAAACCGGTCGATAATAGGTCCGATAAACCGGTGGGGGTGGTGGTGGTGGGTCGTAGGACCGGTAATAGCGCGGCCCCCCATCTATTCCGTTGACGATGGCGCTACCGACGATGCCACCGACGGCACCGGCTGCGACGCCACCCCAGAAACGGTCGTCGGCCTTTGCGGCAGGTGCCGTCGCCATCAGCGATGCACCTACGAGAGTGGCGACAAGGCCCGCAGACATACTCATGCGAAATACGGACATGGCTTGATCCTTTCAGAACTTTTTCTCCGAGGAGAATGGTATGAAGATGATCCTGAAAACGGGCATATTGATGATGGAATTGTGGAGCCAAGATTAAATTATCGTCATTTAAAACGATCAACGCCATAAGAGTAAATGCCATAAGATATTAAACTTAAAAGATATTTTATAAGATTTCCGGTTGGTGTGCCGCGTCTCCGCCACAAAGACTGGGCGCTCGGTCCTGCCTTGCGCACGGTGCTGCCCCTGCCGGTAAAAAGCTTTGTGAAACAGGAGATTGACAGGATTTTTTCAGTCAGGCGCTTTGTTTTGTGTTTTGCCTGGTGATAGGGTTGTTTCCACGGCGGAAAAGGGCACAGAGAGGTTCATCCGTGATGCAGGCGGCTCGGGCAACAAAGGGGATACCATTGCCGATAGAAGGCGGATTGCTCACCATAGCGTGCGAGAAAATCGCCAGGCTTGATGTGCCCGCTTTCATCAAGGATAGCGAGCTTCGTTTCGTTGCCGTCAATCCCGCCTTTGTCGCATTTTTTGGAGCGGATCTCGAAGACCTTCTCGGACGCAGGGCAGGGGAACTGACGGACCGTCCGGAAGATCTGGCCTGGGAGGATGTCGAGCGCCGGGCGCTTGTGTTTGCGGAAGAACATTTGGCCCTGTGTTTCGATCATAGCGGTCGCCAGCATTGCCGGGTGCAGATCGAGCGCTTCATCACCGAAGACGAGATGCCCTATGTGTTCGGGGTGTTTCGCGAGCGGCCTGGCCGGATCAAGAGCCGGGGCTGGAAGAAAGAGCCGCCGCTGTCAGGCGCCCAGATGCCTTCTGCCATGGCTGAAATCTCCAGAGATGCCGCGTCTCAAGTTAGGAGCGCTGGTATTGGAAATGGGGCGCCTGGTGCCTGCCTGCCAGCCGATTATGCGATGCTTCTCGATCTCATTCCGCTTGGTGTGCTGCTTCTCGATCCGCAGCTCGATATTGTCTATTTCAATACCAGTTTTTCCAGGATGTTGGGTGAGACAACGGTCGAACTGAAGTTCGGCATGAATTTTCAGGCGGTTCTCGACGTTATCGGACGTGCGGGGCGGGATGGGAGTGATGAGGATATATCCGGCCAATTGCTTGCCGCGTCGATAGACGAACCAGAGCCATGCCAGATCGCCATGCCGAACGGCCGGGTGATTTCGGCCCGGGGCAACCGATTGGAAAACGGTCAGTTTCTGCTGCTTTATACCGATGTTACCGAGGCGCAGACCTATGAGCGCGAAAGCACTCTTTACCGTGCAGCGTTGGAAAATGTACCGGAGCCGGTTTTTCTGCGCGATGGCGACCGGCGACTGGTGTTTGCCAATGCCGCTTATGAACAAATGCTGGGTGGCGACCGGACCCGCTTTTATGGCTTGCGGGAAGACGAGATGTTTCCTGCCGAAGGCGAGGCCCTGCGCCAGGAGAATATCGAGGTCCTGGAAACTGGATGCGCGACGGAGCGCGAACAGCTGATCATCATGCCCAATGGCGACACCGTGCCCTTGCTGACCAGCCTGAAGCGGATCGAGACCAAGGATGGCGCGCCTTATATCGTCGGGACTTTGGCGGATGTTTCGCTGCTGAAGATCGGCGAACGACAATTGCGCGAAGCCAAGGCGCATGCCGAAAAGCTCTACGACGATATAGAGGCCATCCTGCGCACCATGCCGGTCGGAGTAATCATCCTCGATGCGGATCAGAGTTTAAGTTTTTCCAACCTCATGGCGCGCAATATGGTGAATTGGCCTGAGGACCAGGCCATGACGGGCACAAGTTTCGCGGATTATCTGCGCCATGCCCATGCCAATGGCTGGCCACTCAAGACTGGCGATGACGCCAGCCCCACCCCTGATAGCCCCAATCCTGATAGCATCGGCCCTGAAAGCCGGATCGCCGCCTATAGTCTTGAATTGCGGACGTTGACGGCGGCGCGGCAAACCGAGGTGACGCTTTCGGATCGCCGGCATATCGTGGTGACGGCATCGCCGCTGGACGATGGCCAGATCATGCTGACTTTCTCTGACTATACCGAGCAGCGGTTGCGCGAGCGTGAGATAGACGAGGCCCGTGCCCGGCTGCAGGATGTCGGCAAACTGTTGGAGGAGGCCACCCAACACATGGCCCAGGGGCTCTGTGTCATCCAGACGGACCGTATCCTTTACCGCAACGATAAATTGGCGGAAATATTGAACGTGTCGCCGCATCTGGTGCGCACAGGGGCGGATTGGCGCCAGCTTTTCGATTACTGCGCCGAGCGAGGCGATTTCGGCGACAATCCAACGGCGTTTCTTGACCGGATGCGATCAAGGTTGTCCGTTGACACCTCTGCCAGCGTCGTGGTGCAACGGCGCGATGGCGCCTGGCGCAGTATCGAGGCGATTGTCAGCGCCGAGGACCGCTGGCTGTTCGTGATCAGCGATGCCAGCGAGGCAAAGCAGCGTGAGGTGGAACTGACCACGCTTGCGGCGCAGGCCGAAGCGGCCGACAAAGCCAAATCGCGGTTCCTGGCCAATATGAGCCATGAAATCCGCACGCCGATGAGCGGCGTGCTGGGCATGACGGAATTGCTGCTGTCTTCCAATCTCGATGCCCGGCAAAAGACCTTTGTCGATGTGATCGTCAAATCCGGGCGCTCGCTGCTGACCATCATCAATGACATCATCGATTTCTCGAAGATCGATGATGGTAGCCTGTCCTTGCGGTCGGCCCCTTTCGATCCGCTGGCGGCGGTGGAGGATGTGGTGACCTTGATGGCCGGGCGTGCCGCGGAAAAGGATGTGGACATTCTGGTGCGCGGTCAGGGCGCGCTGACCCATATGCTGGCGGGCGATGCGGGTCGGTTCCGCCAGATTCTCACCAATCTTTTGGGGGAGGCAATCCGGGCCACCGACAGAGGTCATGTGCTGGTCGATCTCGGTTTGCGCCAGGAAGAGCCGGACCTGGACGTCACGCTCCAAAGCCACGGAGATCCTATTTCGGAAACGAATGCCGAGGAGAGTGACCGCGCCCGTGCATGGCTGGTCCTGCGGATCGAGGATACCGGCCACGGCATGACGCCGGAGCAATGCCTGATGGCCTTTACCAAGTTTTCCCAAATGAATGACGGGGCTTTGCATCACCGGGATGGGGCGGGTCTGGGGTTTTCGATCGCCGGTGGGCTTGTTCATCTGTTCGGCGGGACGATCGGGGTGGAAAGCGCGCCCGGTCGAGGTGCCACCGTGACGGTCAATCTGCCCTTTGCAATGGCGGCTGAAAAACTGCCGAGCCTTGCCGGCTTTCAGCTGCGCGGCGCCCGGGTTCTGGGTTTCGAAAGCAATGATATCAGCTGCGGCATTCTCAATGACCAGCTTTGCCGTTGGGGCTTCGATGGCGTGGCGGTTAACGATCCGGCGCTGGCGCTGGCTGTGCTGGAACAGGCAGAGAGCCAGAGAAGCCCGATTGAGGTGGTTGTGATCGATTGCTGCCGGCGTAGTGGCGGCGGGCTGGATCTGGTCCGTAAGATCCGAGGTGATCAAAGGTTCGATCCGCTGTCGATCATCCTGTTGGCGGCGGATGCCCCCTTCAATCTCGACAGAATGGCCGATGGACTGAATATTCAGGCGCAGCTTACCAAGCCTGTGGGTGAAAACCTGCTGCGCAATGTTGTGATCGACGTGTTGCGCGGCGCGCGGCGCGGCGCTGTCTCATCACCCAGGGCAGAACCGGAGGCCGAGGCGCCTCTGATCTCGGACGCAGAGCAAGCGGATCTGATGCCGTCGAGCGTGATGCGGCAAGAGCAGATCGATCTGCTGGTGCTGGATGCTGGTGAAGCGGAGCGTCATTTTTTCCATCAGGCCTTGCAGGTGCTGGGGGTTGGCCATGCCTGCGTGGAGGGCGAAAGCGAGGCACTTGACCTCTGGCGCCAATGGCAGCCGGGCATGATGCTGATCGATCTCGTTGAAGATCGGGCGCGGGTGCTCGATATGGTCAGGCAGATCCGCGCCGAGGAAAGCCAGCGGCCACAGGCCGCGCCGACCGTGCTGATCGGTCTTGCGGGCGATCTTTCCACCTATGACAAGGCGGCCTGCCATAAAGCCGGTCTTGATGATCTCGTCCTCAAGCCTGTCAGTCCCGATCGTCTGCAGGACTGCATTGCCTATTGGTTAGGGGGCGCCGCAGCGCAGACGCAGCCACAGACCCTGGCAGAGGACCTCGGTGCGAGGCTGACGGCACTGTAACCGTGGGGCCGATCCCGCCGATGACAGCGTATCCGACATCACGACGG
This region of Agrobacterium vitis genomic DNA includes:
- a CDS encoding GMC family oxidoreductase, producing the protein MSSKKVSASAKEIVIPENGGPPVYETIIIGSGFGGSVAALRLCEAFQKANYSATAGKPVLLLERGKDWWGNLTGQPTTAPPFCNYRQPDGRAGWMVDVEPFGTPQSPPDTYGQAEDLGDETANFNTMTTYAQRPIPVYPGLVETLTAFQGPVPTMTAIVGAALGGTSQVYNSFFQKPSQLAFTLAFRDPEHLDSYKDVLLSYDKLAQHYDTVEQMMGPKTIDAKENKVSVTVPVSSDADLTVSYPLKDSPPYLSTRSFRAQVAKIDEVVKSGAVETPIQSVTLEYTKLALDWGVVCKEVNAEMLPSAIIGEMWYGMNSYSISTKPLGKKELLGVKKALDQNYLKQAKETGLLDIQCLSNVTNVYQDLSSNSVSPVYVVTVEEISPTDVANPTSVTYRAKNVIFSAGSMHTAPMLLEYSNNPNPQAPDTNGLPALSKYVGQFWGQNGDVTGTQDMSCKTRPSDGGPGSTDASFYFVKDESVDGTVLSDDKLEAAFNQSIDYMKSNNSASFIRLMLYPAWFDEADNLQNTYNMSVCYDPAPGYFDVNSAATNTSGRKTYSLYYPNTPVAGSKPSQFGASSSGVLDSVNALTTVLTEWGEINASTEGESLIRRNGPLSYRGALPALASTEQYHARSLESWDPNRVPEEFVVAYGVTAHPLGGCVLGKACNEFGQVLAVEDAKEEPDVKKDEPEVKKVVPGLYVVDGSLIPGSTGAATPAWTIAAVAEYCMTKIAEKIVGTKQQ
- a CDS encoding DEAD/DEAH box helicase; this translates as MTSFNELGLSPTVVATLTQLGFETPTPIQAQGIPVVMAGRDLIGLAQTGTGKTAAFGLPIIELLMKDERRPDNRTTRTLILAPTRELVNQIGDNLRSFIRKTPIKINQVVGGASINKQQLQLERGTDILVATPGRLLDLISRNAISLRAVTHLVLDEADQMLDLGFIHDLRKIAKMVPAKRQTLLFSATMPKAIADLAGSFLNNPVTVEVSPPGKAADKVEQYVHFVNGQNHKTELLKKTLADHPDGRSIVFLRTKHGAEKLMKHLEITGFSVASIHGNKSQGQRERALKGFRDGSIRTLIATDVAARGIDIPAVSHVFNYDLPEVPDAYVHRIGRTARAGRDGIAIAFCGPDEARLLRDIERLMGIEIAVASGEAPADRGRPARPTRRAGGGGGAGAGAGNRNHGNPARKDGRPQGRGPREEGDGGEQRSARPANRNKPANGRPARRPDRPRQDGPARAGAGGQRRER
- a CDS encoding PAS-domain containing protein, which translates into the protein MPIEGGLLTIACEKIARLDVPAFIKDSELRFVAVNPAFVAFFGADLEDLLGRRAGELTDRPEDLAWEDVERRALVFAEEHLALCFDHSGRQHCRVQIERFITEDEMPYVFGVFRERPGRIKSRGWKKEPPLSGAQMPSAMAEISRDAASQVRSAGIGNGAPGACLPADYAMLLDLIPLGVLLLDPQLDIVYFNTSFSRMLGETTVELKFGMNFQAVLDVIGRAGRDGSDEDISGQLLAASIDEPEPCQIAMPNGRVISARGNRLENGQFLLLYTDVTEAQTYERESTLYRAALENVPEPVFLRDGDRRLVFANAAYEQMLGGDRTRFYGLREDEMFPAEGEALRQENIEVLETGCATEREQLIIMPNGDTVPLLTSLKRIETKDGAPYIVGTLADVSLLKIGERQLREAKAHAEKLYDDIEAILRTMPVGVIILDADQSLSFSNLMARNMVNWPEDQAMTGTSFADYLRHAHANGWPLKTGDDASPTPDSPNPDSIGPESRIAAYSLELRTLTAARQTEVTLSDRRHIVVTASPLDDGQIMLTFSDYTEQRLREREIDEARARLQDVGKLLEEATQHMAQGLCVIQTDRILYRNDKLAEILNVSPHLVRTGADWRQLFDYCAERGDFGDNPTAFLDRMRSRLSVDTSASVVVQRRDGAWRSIEAIVSAEDRWLFVISDASEAKQREVELTTLAAQAEAADKAKSRFLANMSHEIRTPMSGVLGMTELLLSSNLDARQKTFVDVIVKSGRSLLTIINDIIDFSKIDDGSLSLRSAPFDPLAAVEDVVTLMAGRAAEKDVDILVRGQGALTHMLAGDAGRFRQILTNLLGEAIRATDRGHVLVDLGLRQEEPDLDVTLQSHGDPISETNAEESDRARAWLVLRIEDTGHGMTPEQCLMAFTKFSQMNDGALHHRDGAGLGFSIAGGLVHLFGGTIGVESAPGRGATVTVNLPFAMAAEKLPSLAGFQLRGARVLGFESNDISCGILNDQLCRWGFDGVAVNDPALALAVLEQAESQRSPIEVVVIDCCRRSGGGLDLVRKIRGDQRFDPLSIILLAADAPFNLDRMADGLNIQAQLTKPVGENLLRNVVIDVLRGARRGAVSSPRAEPEAEAPLISDAEQADLMPSSVMRQEQIDLLVLDAGEAERHFFHQALQVLGVGHACVEGESEALDLWRQWQPGMMLIDLVEDRARVLDMVRQIRAEESQRPQAAPTVLIGLAGDLSTYDKAACHKAGLDDLVLKPVSPDRLQDCIAYWLGGAAAQTQPQTLAEDLGARLTAL